The Candidatus Micrarchaeia archaeon region CTGTGAAAAAAGCCCTCAAATCCATAGTCGAGGCAGAGAAGCTCGAAGTTCCTGAGTCATTTCTCGATTCCATAGCCGAGAACTGCAACGGCGATTTGCGCTCTGCGATAAACGATTTGCAGGCCGGGATGAACAACCCGCGCGACAGGGAAAAGGACATATTCGAGCGCATGAAAACGATATTCAAGTCCACCACTTACGCGCAGGCCCGCGAAGCCGGCTGGGGCGACGTGGAGCACGACTTCCTCAAGCTCTGGGTGGATGAAAACATACCTTTGGAGTATGAGCACAGGGACGAGATTGCGCTCGCGTACAATAATCTCTCTCGCGCAGATGTTCTTGACGGAAGGATAATGAACAGGCAGTACTGGGGGTTCCTGCGCTACTCCGGGGATTTGACTACGGCAGGAGTGGCGCTCTCAAAAAGAGAGAAATACTTCAAGTTCGTGCGCTACCAGTTCCCGAATTATTTAAGGCAGATGAGCTCGTTCTCTGCGAGGCGCGCCATGCTCAAGAGCATAGGCCACAAGATAGGAGTGCACACCCACACCGGCTGGAAGGATTCGCTCAATTACCTGCACATAATGCAGCACATCCTGGACCGGAACCCCGAATCCATGCGCTTTTATAACCTGGAGGAAAGCCAGGTCGCGTTCATACTCGGCGTTTCAGTTTCCGAGCTCGACGAGAAGTTCCGCGCCCCGAAGGAGGAGAAAACCCCTGGGAAAAAAGAAATCCCTGAAAAGCAGAAGAAGGCGGACGAGGACAAGAAATCTGAAGTGAAAAAGGCAGAGAAGGAAAAAGAAGGGAAAAAGGAATTTAGAAAGGCCGTGAAGGAGGGGCCCAAAACCGAGAAAAAGGACGCGAAAAAGGGCACCCTGAGCGATTTTCTCTGAGCCCTCCGAGATAGGTATATAAATCTGACGTCGGTATCGACGATAGGCTTATAAACCTTATTCAAATTATAGTCAGCGTCTTCGAGGAAATCCCCGAAGGCACAAATTTTGAGAGGTGCATGAAATGGGATCTAAAGTGGGTTCAGAGAAAATCTCTAGAGACGACGGCTATCTCTATTTTGTCGGCAAGGACGGCTACGTTTGGGCAGTCCCCATGAAGCACAACAAGAGCGGGAGAAAAAAGAAGGTGGGAAGCGAGAAAATCTCCAAGGAAGACGGCTTCATGTACTATGTCGGCAAGGACGGCTACGTGTACAAGGCGAAACTCAAAAACTACAGAAGGTAGTTCCAGGGTTTAATTTTTTCTTTATTTCCTATTTTTTCATTCTATACACCTTTTTAAAATCTTTACTGAGCTATACTATCCAGAATCATCACGCTAATCGATTTGTTTCGCAACCATGCGAGATTGAATCCTCTGAGGGTGAAAAATATGGAAGATTTCTTCGCTTCGAAGAAAATTTCATATTTCAATAGAAGCTGAAAAAAGGTGAAAATATGAAAGCAGTGATTTCCGATCCAAAAACCGGCAAGTCCTACCAGTCGGAACTTGACAAGGGCAGGGAAACGGCGCTGGCCGGCAAGAAGATAGGGGAAAAGGTGGACGGCGGCTCCATAGGCCTGGCCGGTTACTCGCTCGAAGTGCGCGGGGGTAGCGACACCAGCGGCTTCCCGATGAGGAAGGACATATCCGGAACCAGGAAGATTGCGGCCATACTCTCGGGCGGCACGGGCTACAGGCCCCACATGAAGGGCGTGAGGAAGAAGAAAACCGTGCGCGGGAACACGATTTCAGCGGATACGGTGCAGGTGAACCTCAAGATTCTGGAATACGGGAGCGCGAAGCTCGAGGAGCTTTTCCCGCCGAAGGAGAAGAAGGAGGAAAAGAAATAGGTGCATTTTTTGCAGGCTGAACTCAACATAGGGATGCTCGGGCATGTGGACCACGGAAAAACCACCTTGACCAAGGCGCTCACCAACAAATGGACCGCCTTGCACAGCGAGGAGCTCAAGAGGGGAATCTCAATTCGTTTGGGCTACGCCGATTTCTCCATCTACTATTGCAAGGACTGCAGCGAATATTC contains the following coding sequences:
- a CDS encoding replication factor C large subunit, which encodes MLLTQKHSPRKIDDLAGNDEAKRTIKQWILNWMRGVRQRPLLIDGPTGIGKTSIAYALRNEYDLELIEMSASDMRDANSIGRVLASAGTASSLSGKTKLLLIDDVDALQSKDRGGASAIASLLKSAQVPVMLTAADVWDRKLSGIKAECQLLELRRISKSSVKKALKSIVEAEKLEVPESFLDSIAENCNGDLRSAINDLQAGMNNPRDREKDIFERMKTIFKSTTYAQAREAGWGDVEHDFLKLWVDENIPLEYEHRDEIALAYNNLSRADVLDGRIMNRQYWGFLRYSGDLTTAGVALSKREKYFKFVRYQFPNYLRQMSSFSARRAMLKSIGHKIGVHTHTGWKDSLNYLHIMQHILDRNPESMRFYNLEESQVAFILGVSVSELDEKFRAPKEEKTPGKKEIPEKQKKADEDKKSEVKKAEKEKEGKKEFRKAVKEGPKTEKKDAKKGTLSDFL
- a CDS encoding 30S ribosomal protein S6e: MKAVISDPKTGKSYQSELDKGRETALAGKKIGEKVDGGSIGLAGYSLEVRGGSDTSGFPMRKDISGTRKIAAILSGGTGYRPHMKGVRKKKTVRGNTISADTVQVNLKILEYGSAKLEELFPPKEKKEEKK